A genomic window from Osmerus eperlanus chromosome 5, fOsmEpe2.1, whole genome shotgun sequence includes:
- the gpr37a gene encoding prosaposin receptor GPR37: MLVPLFRLLCFSLWSEDVIAHIYGANTKTTITPRNYDTAGKNKNLHNTTSGGRRWYEAYERINEKNNRRAHATSASSWNSMRTWMNNMNASYGFKRVVDERKTSNEMALVRLPKDGNDPWRTEEKLNTNKLTVMKTHGRGHGDLKFLARHKRGGGHRHEKRFCINKRWAIDRFKRNENYDKIKEKNISQPSNTSMDAPSTTWETLPKPMGQNQSIDFPIDDYEQFTLPDVGDSTPFVPMNTKIRRKVVKNPFYPVTAEAYGAYAIMIISAIIFTVGIIGNIAIMCIVCHNYYMRSISNSLLANLALWDFVVIFFCLPLVIFHELTKDWLLGEFSCKIIPYIEVASLGVTTFTLCALCIDRFRAASNVQMYYEMIENCASTGAKLAVIWIGALLLALPELLIRQLVTEDGDPPAAGQPCERCVVRISTQLPDTLYVLGLTYDGARLWWYFGCYFCLPTLFTIGSSLATARKIRQAERACVRGNKKQIQLESQMNCTVVALAILYGFCIIPENICNIVSVYMATGVPRRTLDILHLVSQLLLFCKSAVTPVLLLFLCQPFSRAFLDCCCCCCDECGPPRTSTTATTSDNENEHECTTTDLELSPFSTIRRETSPYTAVGTHCF; this comes from the exons ATGCTGGTACCATTATTTAGGTTACTGTGCTTCTCGCTTTGGAGCGAGGATGTGATAGCTCACATTTACGGAGCGAACACAAAGACAACGATAACTCCTCGAAATTATGATACAGCTGGCAAAAACAAGAATTTGCACAATACTACCAGTGGTGGCCGGAGATGGTATGAAGCTTACGAGCGTATCAACGAAAAGAACAATAGACGGGCGCATGCTACAAGTGCATCATCTTGGAATTCAATGCGGACATGGATGAATAACATGAATGCATCTTATGGTTTTAAAAGAGTAGTGGACGAACGAAAGACGTCCAATGAAATGGCACTTGTCCGCTTGCCCAAGGATGGCAATGACCCGTGGCGCACGGAGGAAAAGTTGAACACCAACAAGCTAACTGTCATGAAAACGCACGGCCGTGGGCACGGTGATTTAAAGTTCTTAGCGAGGCataagagggggggaggtcacCGGCACGAGAAACGCTTTTGCATAAACAAAAGATGGGCCATTGACCGTTTTAAAAGAAACGAGAATTATGACAAGATAAAGGAGAAGAATATAAGTCAGCCTTCTAACACCTCTATGGACGCACCGTCAACCACGTGGGAAACACTACCCAAACCAATGGGCCAAAATCAGTCAATAGACTTCCCAATCGATGATTATGAGCAGTTTACATTACCAGACGTAGGAGACAGCACACCGTTTGTTCCGATGAATACTAAAATAAGACGGAAAGTAGTCAAAAACCCGTTCTACCCTGTAACAGCCGAAGCATACGGCGCATATGCCATTATGATCATATCAGCCATAATTTTCACCGTGGGAATCATCGGGAATATTGCAATCATGTGCATAGTGTGTCACAACTATTACATGAGAAGTATCTCGAATTCTCTCCTGGCCAATCTAGCCCTGTGGGATTTTGTGGTCATCTTCTTCTGCTTGCCCCTGGTGATATTCCATGAATTGACCAAGGACTGGCTCCTGGGAGAATTCTCCTGTAAAATCATCCCCTACATTGAG GTGGCGTCCCTGGGGGTCACGACCTTCACCCTGTGCGCCCTGTGCATCGACCGATTCCGCGCCGCCTCCAACGTCCAGATGTACTACGAGATGATCGAGAACTGCGCCTCCACCGGCGCCAAGCTGGCCGTCATCTGGATCGGCGCGCTCCTCCTGGCGCTGCCCGAGCTGCTGATCCGCCAGCTGGTCACCGAGGACGGCGACCCTCCCGCCGCCGGGCAGCCCTGCGAGCGCTGCGTGGTGCGCATCTCCACCCAGCTCCCCGACACGCTCTACGTGCTGGGCCTGACCTACGACGGCGCGCGCCTCTGGTGGTACTTTGGCTGCTACTTCTGCCTGCCCACGCTGTTCACCATCGGGAGCTCCCTGGCGACCGCTCGCAAGATCCGCCAGGCCGAGCGGGCGTGCGTGCGCGGCAACAAGAAGCAGATCCAGCTGGAGAGCCAGATGAACTGCACGGTGGTGGCGCTGGCCATCCTCTACGGCTTCTGCATCATCCCCGAGAACATCTGCAACATCGTCAGCGTCTACATGGCGACCGGGGTTCCCAGGAGGACCCTGGATATTCTCCACCTGGTCAGCCAGCTGTTGCTGTTCTGCAAGTCGGCCGTCACGCCGGTTCTGCTGTTATTCCTGTGCCAGCCGTTCAGCCGGGCCTTCctggactgctgctgctgctgctgtgatgAATGTGGGCCGCCCAGGACTTCGACGACCGCGACGACCAGCGACAACGAGAACGAGCATGAGTGCACCACCACCGACCTGGAGCTGTCTCCCTTCAGCACCATTCGGAGGGAGACGTCTCCTTACACGGCTGTGGGGACACACTGCTTTTAG